The Podospora pseudopauciseta strain CBS 411.78 chromosome 2 map unlocalized CBS411.78m_2, whole genome shotgun sequence genome has a window encoding:
- a CDS encoding uncharacterized protein (COG:S; EggNog:ENOG503P18Y) has protein sequence MDWYYAPSEYLLEKDHIDESLESILPQLKARIVALYKALLPYQIKRICSYYRHQGLVFLCGLANWDDWDAALKAVTDAEDALQRDSDQYNKLQAKEALG, from the coding sequence ATGGATTGGTATTACGCCCCGTCCGAATATCTCCTGGAGAAGGATCACATCGACGAGTCTTTAGAATCGATCCTGCCCCAGCTAAAGGCGAGGATCGTCGCGCTTTACAAGGCCCTCCTCCCATACCAGATAAAAAGAATCTGCTCCTACTACCGCCACCAGGGTCTCGTTTTTCTCTGTGGCCTTGCCAACTGGGACGACTGGGACGCCGCCCTGAAGGCTGTCACGGACGCGGAAGATGCCCTGCAGAGGGACTCGGACCAGTACAACAAGCTCCAAGCGAAGGAGGCATTGGGCTAA
- a CDS encoding uncharacterized protein (COG:S; EggNog:ENOG503P2JZ), whose translation MQQTTERKYQLFPKERQVATCPGKALDPEQAFALAMLQNGEKGEKTPAAAGLRIRIKEHNLIRRRKVSVPDLGPMTTVQEVAMDSPTIPGRPPFHERSISAPGASWKQNQMVDFLSPTLEQSPEQKHELRGGFRSHGELRQPLSPKSLTPLVIPASTSAVPRLTQQASLNRLRSGSTPVDMPLRSARTDDSPRIKTPFTPCSAALTPASAATTAMTNSTLPTPVSAPMSAPIEHRSSPRPWERITNYALVGTPKEGSPDPSATPKAEPNDETPQVSQGHTRNVSDTGSIMERGRPRKRSDLTLRAMSRRGESKRSSSAERRAFEQLPKGWKASDAVNMLSPVEAAALHKQALQQAARFEVLRKDDVDNLSRELRQLDERTEYLRRTYTSLRAGRRNLHTRICQYLRSPRTAKFSHDSMLKQEEALAELDASIDDWVTKLEHAENRRMRVRQKLLEHVAAAATLAVPPTGVASVSESLQLAMGVRPLNCPTSMSTPPRSPTKTAFTQTSPSSSPSSSPPRVVAQVPSTIMEDPLTEETAAAKEKTGESVTTLKRAETIRIYADNDVYALLADVEQTISNMGGTEAVAKEEPVVSVVKEEPAMSVAKEDPVSDVERKKWNRTRGSQMFLKSSSPARMAIPFSKLEAKTSSSSLSSSSTPPTTTTCSTASTSPIVTPTPASEEFFLTNAVFKP comes from the exons ATGCAGCAGACGACAGAGAGGAAATACCAGCTCTTCCCTAAAGAGAGGCAAGTAGCTACTTGCCCTGGGAAGGCTCTGGACCCCGAGCAAGCGTTTGCGTTGGCCATGTTACAAAACGGGGAGAAGGGCGAAAAAACTCCTGCCGCGGCAGGGCTCAGGATACGGATCAAGGAACACAACCTCATCCGCAGACGAAAGGTTAGCGTCCCGGATCTGGGACCTATGACAACCGTACAAGAAGTGGCCATGGATTCCC CCACGATCCCAGGCCGACCACCTTTCCATGAGCGCTCGATTAGCGCACCGGGAGCATCGTGGAAGCAGAACCAGATGGTCGACTTCCTGTCACCAACGTTGGAGCAATCTCCGGAACAAAAACACGAACTTCGAGGTGGATTTAGGAGCCACGGAGAACTCCGGCAACCATTATCGCCAAAAAGTCTCACGCCTCTGGTTATTCCAGCTTCAACATCAGCAGTTCCTCGTTTAACACAACAGGCCTCACTCAATCGGCTTCGATCGGGCAGCACACCTGTGGACATGCCACTACGGTCGGCGAGGACGGATGATTCCCCAAGAATCAAGACTCCCTTCACCCCCTGTTCAGCTGCCTTGACACCTGCATcggccgccaccaccgccatgaCCAACTCGACGCTACCCACACCTGTATCCGCTCCCATGTCCGCTCCCATCGAGCACCGATCATCACCCAGACCATGGGAACGTATTACGAACTATGCGCTTGTCGGGACCCCCAAAGAAGGCTCACCGGATCCCTCGGCCACGCCAAAGGCCGAACCCAATGACGAAACACCACAAGTTTCCCAAGGCCACACCAGAAATGTGTCGGATACAGGAAGTATCATGGAGAGAGGTCGGCCGCGGAAGCGGTCGGATCTCACTCTTCGCGCTATGTCGCGGCGAGGAGAATCCAAGAGAAGCTCCAGTGCGGAGCGACGAGCATTTGAGCAACTGCCCAAAGGGTGGAAGGCAAGTGATGCGGTCAATATGCTTAGCCCTGTTGAGGCAGCTGCTTTACACAAGCAAGCTCTTCAGCAGGCGGCTAGGTTTGAGGTACTAAGAAAAGATGACGTCGACAATCTCTCTAGAGAGCTTCGTCAGCTTGATGAGCGCACTGAATACCTTCGCCGTACCTACACCTCGCTTCGTGCTGGACGACGCAACCTACACACTCGGATCTGCCAATATCTGCGATCACCCCGGACGGCCAAGTTCAGTCACGACTCGATGCTGAAGCAAGAGGAAGCCCTTGCTGAGCTTGACGCTTCGATTGATGACTGGGTTACCAAACTCGAACACGCTGAGAACCGGCGCATGCGGGTCCGCCAGAAGCTTCTGGAGCACGTCGCCGCCGCAGCCACCCTGGCCGTCCCACCCACGGGCGTTGCTAGTGTGAGCGAGTCTCTGCAGCTCGCTATGGGAGTTCGCCCCCTGAACTGCCCGACCAGCATGTCAACTCCTCCGAGAAGCCCCACGAAGACTGCCTTCACACAaacctcgccttcctcttcgccttcctcctctcctccgcgGGTGGTAGCTCAAGTTCCTTCAACCATCATGGAGGATCCCTTGACCGAGGAGACTGCGGCGGCCAAAGAGAAGACTGGGGAGTCTGTCACGACCCTGAAAAGGGCGGAGACGATTCGCATCTACGCTGACAATGACGTGTATGCCCTCCTTGCCGACGTTGAGCAAACGATTAGCAACATGGGTGGGACAGAGGCCGTGGCGAAGGAGGAGCCAGTGGTGTCCGTGGTAAAGGAGGAGCCTGCAATGTCCGTGGCGAAGGAGGACCCAGTCTCTGATGTCGAGAGGAAAAAGTGGAATCGCACTCGGGGCAGCCAGATGTTCCTGAAGAGCAGTTCTCCTGCCAGGATGGCTATCCCTTTCTCCAAACTCGAGGCCAagacctcctcgtcctctctttcttcctcttcaacccctcccaccacgaCTACTTGCTCAACTGCGTCGACATCACCCATCGTGACGCCAACACCCGCCAGCGAAGAATTCTTTCTGACCAATGCGGTGTTCAAGCCCTAA
- the LAP2_1 gene encoding Leucyl aminopeptidase yscIV (COG:E; COG:I; COG:O; COG:V; MEROPS:MER0002281; EggNog:ENOG503NV5N) gives MWSSLFRRQAGKTATTTTTTTITRITAHRQQRFVSRLTYTNGTMRDPNTLSNYDAWRTRHTTTNLKVDFTSKSLRGKVILELESQTDESSKEIILDSSYLDVSAIKLSGESTKWEIKDRQGANGSPVHIAVPNGAPKGDIVKVEIDVATTDKCTALQWLTPAQTSNKKAPFMFSQCQAIHARSLFPCQDTPDVKSTYTFSITSPHVVVASGVPVKGGETEGEGDEKVYKFEQKVPIPSYLYALASGDIESAPIGRISSVATGPNELKASQWELEGDMDKFLDAAEKIVFPYKWGEYNVLVLPPSFPYGGMENPIFTFATPTIISGDKQNIDVIAHELAHSWSGNLVTSCSWEHFWLNEGWTMYLERRIQASIHGSEAHIDFSAIRGWKALEESIEEFGKEHEFTKLCISHKGIDPDDAFSTVPYEKGFHFIYYLDKLVGRENFDKFIPYYFSKWANKSLDSFEFKDTFLGFFSAPEYARLNDKIAEIDWEGRFYNTGLPPKPEFDTSLVDECYKLAEKWKQKDFQPSPSDIEGWTGNQILVLLNEVQDFEEPLSVEQSKSLGETYGLTDSKNAELKSAYYHIAMKAQDTSSYQGVADLLGEVGRMKFVRPLYRSLNKVARDLALETFEKYKDFYHPICRQLVEKDLGVASNSA, from the exons ATGTGGAGTTCGCTCTTCCGACGACAGGCGGGGaaaacagccaccaccaccaccaccaccaccatcaccagaaTCACAGCTCACCGACAACAACGATTCGTAAGCCGCCTCACCTACACAAACGGCACCATGAGAGATCCGAACACCCTCTCTAATTATGATGCCTGGCGCACCCGGCACACCACTACCAACCTCAAGGTGGATTTCACTTCCAAATCCCTTCGCGGCAAGGTCATACTCGAGCTTGAGTCTCAGACGGACGAGAGCAGCAAGGAGATCATCCTTGACTCTAGCTACCTAGATGTTTCAGCCATTAAGCTGTCTGGGGAGTCCACCAAATGGGAGATCAAAGACCGCCAAGGAGCCAACGGATCCCCGGTTCACATTGCCGTCCCTAACGGTGCCCCCAAGGGAGATATCGTCAAGGTCGAAATCGATGTTGCTACCACGGACAAGTGCACAGCTCTGCAGTGGTTGACTCCCGCCCAGACGAGCAATAAGAAAGCTCCGTTCATGTTCAGTCAATGCCAGGCCATTCATGCCAGGAGTTTGTTCCCTTGCCAGGATACTCCTGACGTAAAGAGCACCTATAccttcagcatcaccagcccACATGTCGTTGTTGCGAGCGGTGTCCCGGTGAAGGGTGGTGAGactgagggagagggcgacGAGAAGGTTTACAAGTTTGAGCAAAAGGTTCCTATTCCATCCTATCTCTATGCGTTGGCCTCGGGAGATATCGAGAGCGCGCCGATTGGAAGGATATCCTCTGTTGCTACTGGGCCTAATGAGCTGAAGGCTTCGCAGTGGGAGTTGGAGGGTGATATGGACAAGTTCCTGGATGCTGCAGAGAAGATTGTCTTCCCGTATAAGTGGGGAGAGTATAATGTGTTGGTGTTGCCGCCAAGCTTCCCTTACGGAG GCATGGAGAACCCTATCTTTACTTTTGCTACACCGACGATTATCAGCGGCGACAAGCAGAATATCGATGTCATTGCTCATGAGCTGGCTCACTCATGGAGCGGAAATCTCGTGACGAGCTGCAGTTGGGAGCACTT CTGGCTGAACGAGGGCTGGACCATGTATCTTGAGCGTCGTATTCAGGCTTCGATTCACGGTAGTGAGGCTCACATCGATTTCTCCGCCATTCGCGGATGGAAAGCCCTTG AGGAGTCCATTGAAGAGTTTGGCAAGGAACACGAGTTCACCAAGCTCTGCATCAGCCATAAGGGTATTGATCCAGATGATGCTTTCAGCACGGTGCCTTATGAGAAGGGCTTCCACTTCATCTACTACCTCGACAAACTTGTCGGGCGTGAGAACTTTGACAAGTTCATCCCTTACTACTTTAGCAAGTGGGCGAACAAGTCTCTTGACTCGTTCGAGTTCAAGGATACCTTCCTCGGGTTCTTCAGCGCCCCGGAATACGCCAGGCTGAATGACAAGATCGCGGAGATTGATTGGGAGGGCCGCTTTTACAACACTGGCCTTCCACCAAAGCCCGAGTTTGACACATCGCTTGTTGATGAGTGCTACAAGCTGGCAGAAAAGTGGAAGCAGAAGGATTTCCAGCCTAGCCCGTCGGACATCGAGGGATGGACTGGTAACCAAATTCTCGTTCTGTTGAACGAGGTTCAAGACTTTGAAGAGCCTTTGTCTGTCGAGCAGTCG AAATCCCTCGGCGAGACTTATGGCCTGACAGACTCCAAGAATGCTGAGCTGAAGTCGGCCTACTACCACATCGCCATGAAGGCCCAGGATACCAGCTCTTATCAGGGTGTGGCTGACCTTCTTGGGGAGGTAGGGCGCATGAAGTTTGTCCGCCCTCTGTACCGGAGCTTGAACAAGGTGGCTCGCGACCTTGCGCTGGAGACGTTTGAGAAGTACAAGGACTTTTATCATCCCATTTGCCGGCAGCTGGTTGAGAAGGACCTTGGAGTGGCTAGTAACAGTGCTTAA
- a CDS encoding uncharacterized protein (COG:Z; EggNog:ENOG503NUHP), with amino-acid sequence MAPGAGPAGGGGGNIKVVVRCRPFNSREHDRNAKCIIEMKGNQTILTPPDASAGGGKLSGKDSAPKAFAFDKSYWSFDKSAPNYAGQNHLFDDLGRPLLDNAFQGYNNCIFAYGQTGSGKSYSMMGYGKDAGIIPMICQDMFERIKVMQQDKNLKCTVEVSYLEIYNERVRDLLNPANKGNLKVREHPSTGPYVEDLAKLVVGSFQEIENLMDEGNKARTVAATNMNETSSRSHAVFTLMLTQKRFDPETKMEMEKAAKISLVDLAGSERATSTGATGARLKEGAEINRSLSTLGRVIAALADLSTGKKKKGGTGQVPYRDSVLTWLLKDSLGGNSMTAMIAAVSPADINYDETLSTLRYADSAKRIKNHAVVNEDANARMIRELKEELALLRNKLGGGGGAPGMPVESYPEGTPLEQQIVSITAPDGTVKKVSKAEIAEQLNQSEKLLQDLNQTWEQKLAKTEEIHKERESALEELGISIEKGFIGMSTPKKMPHLVNLSDDPLLAECLVYNLKPGITTVGNVESNADHQANIRLNGSKILHEHCTFENAPDGTVTVIPKEGAAVMVNGKRVTEPYQLHSGYRIILGDFHIFRFNHPLEARAERQERADKSLLRQSVTASQLQTLERTSPTPSPRPGHDRSLSTAISDFGGSRPDSPSPFMRNPREADWSFARREAAGAILGTDQNFASLSDEELNALFEEVQRVRAERVNGRDDNEDMESMASFPVREKYMSTGTLDNFSLDTALTMPSTPKQGEAEDRLREIREEMQTQLEKQKEEFHDQIKSAEAANVEVAEIKKEKAKMEETLVKIKAEMQKQLEVQRQEFEKKIEKLDPLKRPKPKPRLSEEEIERAKVAVKHWRGRHYVQMAEAVLQHAATLKEAQIMSHELDEHVVFQFTVVDVGHMMCSSYDMVLNGLTGEGEDPALEDAPKPCIGIRVIDYKQSVVHLWSIEKLYDRVRRMRQMYQYLDQPEYAQHLSLDNPFIEDCMPQYTLVGEVDVPLKAVFESRVQDFTLDVFSPYTSHTIGIIKLALEPSSARAPTNTLKFNIVMHEMLGFPEREGTEVHAQLFIPGISEDGITTTQMIKDFDEGPIRFESVHSMSVPLFAPPQTTLRVAIFAKVSAMHLDKLLSWDDMRDAVPANQKPKTPRISETQFYTEEKHDLLTRAQILELNEEGEYKPVEVTQTSEMDNGTFQLHQGLQRRISLNLTHSSGDALPWEDVANMRVGKIQLLDSAGKSPDMGSSGPDLHLKLASKPVFRTNANGTRGLTIIGQWDSSLHNSLLLDRVTSEKYRVQMTVSWEILSEKLAEPMKFSMNLCVQIVSRSFIRQTSMFSSLWQNVRFVHSCTGIFTLQMRPAPIKRAGDLWRMNSQHDYVKGEELLTAWTPRGVSLVADFIGSRRKKQMMSEMAVIQSLMKKYGYRENGHLNGIDGGPNDDLLPPPKINSDADSIAELLKDDTPEVSPTTSPVISHSELAKDGEESPESRTIEEPTPPLEEEKPVSEYDDRQTALLNKCLKLWQRYPDSTLKLISPENTDPPEDGVATENNPNGNGNEYHYSAPTFVATVIRVPKNPSVLKGGYLLVPNADSTRWVKRFVELRRPYLHIHSVADGEEIGIVSLRNARIDSQPGILGLLHSHQDYDHNNFDPDNVAQQQSGSIVGGVASTATGLISSLTGTPGQGQGVSRLSERLQAGVFAIYGTDNTWLFAARSERDKLEWIFRIDQSFAQTGSTPAGSVMDAGSNSGTASPMPRW; translated from the exons ATGGCACCGGGCGCGGGCCCcgcggggggagggggaggaaataTCAAGGTGGTGGTCCGATGTCGTCCCTTCAATTCAAGAG AACATGACCGAAACGCAAAATGCATCATCGAAATGAAAGGAAACCAAaccatcctcacccctccAGATGCCAGCGCGGGTGGAGGGAAATTAAGTGGGAAAGACTCGGCTCCCAAAGCGTTCGCGTTCGACAAGTCATACTGGTCATTCGATAAAAGCGCTCCAAATTATGCCGGTCAGAACCACCTCTTCGATGACCTGGGCCGACCGCTGCTCGACAATGCCTTTCAGGGGTATAACAACTGCATCTTTGCCTACGGCCAGACCGGTTCGGGAAAGTCATACTCGATGATGGGATATGGGAAGGATGCGGGTATCATTCCCATGATTTGCCAGGACATGTTCGAACGGATCAAAGTGATGCAGCAGGACAAGAATTTGAAGTGTACGGTGGAAGTCTCGTACCTCGAAATTTACAACGAAAGAGTACGCGACTTGTTGAACCCAGCGAACAAGGGAAATCTCAAAGTCAGAGAACACCCTTCAACGGGTCCGTATGTGGAAGATTTGGCCAAGCTGGTGGTAGGGAGCTTCCAGGAGATTGAGAACCTGATGGACGAGGGTAACAAAGCGAGAACTGTGGCGGCTACCAACATGAACGAAACTTCGAGTAGATCCCACGCCGTATTCACTCTCATGCTCACCCAAAAAAGATTCGATCCCGAGAcaaagatggagatggaaaaggcTGCCAAAATCTCTTTGGTTGATTTGGCTGGTTCGGAAAGAGCCACCTCCACGGGAGCGACAGGCGCGAGATTAAAAGAAGGCGCTGAAATCAACCGATCGTTGTCAACACTTGGTCGAGTTATCGCAGCCTTGGCCGATTTATCAACaggcaagaaaaagaagggcgGTACTGGCCAGGTACCATATCGCGACAGTGTTCTTACTTGGTTACTCAAAGACTCGCTGGGTGGCAACAGCATGACGGCCATGATAGCAGCCGTGAGTCCAGCAGATATCAACTACGACGAAACCCTGAGTACGCTACGTTATGCCGACTCTGCCAAGCGCATCAAGAACCACGCAGTTGTCAACGAAGACGCCAACGCCAGAATGATTCGCGAGCTCAAGGAAGAGCTGGCACTGCTTCGGAACAAactaggtggtggtggaggagctccAGGGATGCCGGTAGAATCATATCCAGAAGGTACGCCTCTCGAGCAGCAAATCGTCAGTATCACAGCACCGGATGGTACGGTCAAGAAGGTCTCCAAGGCAGAAATTGCGGAGCAGCTCAACCAGAGCGAGAAGCTTCTGCAGGATCTTAACCAGACCTGGGAGCAAAAGCTGGCCAAAACAGAAGAAATCCACAAGGAGCGCGAGTCTGCACTCGAAGAGCTTGGTATCAGCATCGAGAAGGGCTTCATTGGCATGTCGACGCCCAAAAAGATGCCTCATTTGGTCAACTTATCAGACGACCCGCTTTTGGCCGAGTGCCTCGTTTATAATCTCAAACCTGGAATCACAACGGTTGGCAACGTCGAGTCTAACGCGGACCACCAAGCAAATATCCGTCTGAACGGCTCCAAAATTCTCCACGAGCACTGCACCTTTGAAAACGCGCCTGATGGGACCGTGACAGTCATTCCGAAGGAAGGAGCGGCCGTCATGGTCAACGGCAAACGGGTTACAGAACCTTATCAGCTGCACTCTGGATATCGGATTATTCTAGGCGATTTCCACATCTTCAGATTCAACCACCCGCTCGAAGCTCGTGCGGAGAGGCAGGAGCGAGCGGACAAGAGTCTGTTGCGCCAGTCCGTTACCGCAAGCCAACTGCAAACACTTGAGAGAACGTCACCCACACCCAGCCCCAGACCTGGTCATGACAGGAGCCTTAGTACAGCCATCTCAGACTTTGGTGGGAGCCGCCCGgattctccctctccatttATGCGAAACCCCAGGGAGGCAGATTGGTCTTTTGCGCGCAGAGAGGCGGCTGGCGCCATTCTGGGGACAGATCAAAATTTCGCCAGTCTTTCAGACGAGGAGCTGAACGCTCTCTTTGAAGAAGTGCAACGAGTCCGGGCCGAACGTGTCAATGGCCGCGATGACAACGAGGACATGGAGTCGATGGCATCCTTTCCCGTCAGGGAGAAATACATGTCAACGGGCACCCTGGACAACTTTTCGCTCGATACAGCACTAACGATGCCATCTACCCCTAAGCAgggcgaggccgaggacAGGCTGCGTGAGATTCGCGAAGAGATGCAGACACAACTTGAGAAGCAAAAGGAAGAGTTTCACGATCAGATCAAGAGTGCCGAAGCGGCAAATGTGGAGGTtgccgagatcaagaaggagaaggccaagatggaggagactCTGGTCAAGATCAAGGCCGAGATGCAAAAGCAGCTTGAAGTGCAAAGGCaggagtttgagaagaagattgagaaGTTAGATCCCCTCAAGAGACCGAAGCCCAAGCCGAGACTCTCGGAAGAGGAGATTGAAAGAGCCAAGGTCGCGGTCAAACattggagggggaggcacTATGTGCAAATGGCCGAGGCGGTCCTTCAGCATGCTGCTACACTGAAAGAGGCCCAGATCATGAGTCACGAGCTGGATGAGCATGTCGTTTTCCAGTTTACAGTGGTGGATGTGGGCCACATGATGTGTTCGTCCTACGACATGGTCCTTAACGGGCTGACCGGCGAAGGGGAAGATCCCGCACTCGAAGATGCACCTAAGCCGTGCATTGGGATCCGGGTTATTGACTACAAGCAGAGTGTGGTACATCTATGGAGCATCGAGAAGCTCTACGATCGAGTGAGACGCATGCGGCAGATGTATCAGTACCTGGACCAGCCTGAATATGCCCAGCATCTCAGTTTGGACAACCCATTCATTGAGGACTGCATGCCGCAGTATACCCtcgttggagaggttgacgTCCCGCTCAAGGCTGTCTTTGAAAGCCGAGTTCAAGACTTTACGCTTGACGTATTCTCCCCATACACATCACACACGATCGGGATTATCAAGTTGGCGCTGGAGCCGTCTAGCGCGCGAGCGCCTACCAACACTCTCAAGTTTAACATCGTTATGCACGAGATGCTTGGGTTCCCCGAACGTGAGGGCACCGAGGTGCATGCCCAGCTATTCATTCCTGGCATCTCCGAGGATGGCATCACTACTACGCAGATGATCAAGGATTTCGACGAGGGCCCCATCCGGTTCGAGAGCGTTCATAGTATGAGCGTTCCGCTGTTCGCGCCACCCCAGACTACTCTTCGCGTGGCTATCTTCGCCAAAGTGTCTGCCATGCACCTCGACAAACTTCTCAGCTGGGACGACATGCGAGACGCTGTGCCTGCCAACCAAAAGCCCAAGACTCCTAGGATCAGCGAGACTCAGTTCTATACCGAAGAGAAGCATGATCTGCTCACCCGAGCGCAGATATTGGAGCTGAACGAAGAGGGCGAGTACAAGCCAGTCGAGGTCACGCAAACAAGCGAGATGGACAATGGAACTTTCCAGTTGCATCAAGGTCTGCAACGACGCATTTCTCTCAATCTCACTCACAGCTCTGGTGATGCCCTACCGTGGGAAGACGTGGCCAACATGCGAGTGGGTAAGATCCAGCTGCTGGATAGCGCTGGAAAGTCACCCGACATGGGATCTTCTGGCCCCGACCTCCATCTCAAGTTGGCCTCCAAACCAGTTTTCCGGACGAATGCCAATGGTACCAGAGGCTTGACGATCATCGGTCAGTGGGACTCTAGCTTACACAACTCGCTGCTACTGGACAGGGTGACTTCGGAGAAGTACCGAGTTCAAATGACGGTGTCCTGGGAGATTTTGTCAGAGAAGCTAGCAGAGCCGATGAAGTTTTCAATGAATCTCTGCGTACAAATTGTCTCGCGGTCGTTCATACGACAAACATCAATGTTTTCGTCGCTCTGGCAAAACGTCCGGTTTGTGCACTCTTGCACAGGGATCTTCACTCTTCAAATGCGACCTGCGCCTATTAAGAGGGCGGGCGACTTGTGGAGGATGAATAGTCAGCATGACTACGTCAAGGGAGAGGAGCTTCTTACAGCTTGGACACCGAGGGGTGTATCTCTTGTGGCGGACTTTATTGGTTCAAGGAGGAAAAAGCAGATGATGAGTGAGATGGCAGTTATCCAGTCGCTGATGAAAAAATATGGCTATAGGGAGAATGGGCACCTCAACGGAATAGACGGTGGACCCAACGATGACCTTTTGCCACCACCGAAAATCAACAGCGATGCTGATTCTATCGCCGAGTTGCTCAAGGATGACACACCTGAGGTATCGCCGACTACATCACCTGTTATCTCTCACTCCGAGCTCGCCAAGGATGGGGAAGAAAGCCCTGAATCAAGAACGATCGAGGagcccacaccaccactggaggaagagaaaccAGTATCAGAGTATGACGACAGGCAAACTGCCCTGTTAAACAAATGTCTCAAGCTCTGGCAGCGCTACCCAGACTCTACGCTCAAACTCATTTCACCGGAAAACACCGATCCTCCAGAGGATGGTGTTGCAACTgaaaacaaccccaacggCAATGGGAACGAATACCATTACAGCGCCCCAACCTTTGTCGCTACTGTCATCCGGGTCCCTAAGAACCCTTCCGTCCTCAAAGGCGGTTATCTCTTGGTCCCTAACGCCGACTCAACTCGCTGGGTGAAGCGCTTCGTTGAGCTCCGTCGTCCATACCTTCACATACACTCCGTCGCCGACGGAGAAGAAATCGGCATTGTCAGCCTTCGAAATGCCCGAATTGACTCGCAACCTGGTATTCTTGGCCTCCTACACTCCCATCAAGACTATGACCACAACAACTTTGACCCTGACAACGTGGCTCAACAACAAAGCGGCAGTATCGTAGGCGGCGTCGCGTCCACGGCTACAGGTTTGATCTCGTCTTTGACAGGCACACCcggacaagggcaaggggtTAGCAGGCTCAGCGAACGGCTGCAAGCAGGCGTGTTTGCCATTTACGGGACGGATAACACGTGGCTCTTTGCAGCGAGGAGCGAGAGGGATAAGCTGGAGTGGATTTTTAGAATTGATCAGAGTTTTGCGCAGACGGGGAGCACACCGGCCGGGAGTGTGATGGATGCCGGGAGCAACAGTGGAACTGCTAGTCCCATGCcaaggtggtga